A window of Lytechinus pictus isolate F3 Inbred chromosome 7, Lp3.0, whole genome shotgun sequence contains these coding sequences:
- the LOC129264865 gene encoding serine racemase-like isoform X1: MLFDKILGASKRVANYISPTPVFTSGTVDKLTGRNVFFKAENLQKTGSFKIRGALNAILLLKENQAQTNGVVTHSTGNHGSGLACAAQMVGVPCTVVVPHTTASVKVDAIRWYGADVVFCEPTQQSRKETCEHVASEKNLSFVPAYDDYNVMAGQGTIGIEICEQVQDLDAVLVMTSGGGLIAGIATAVKGMKPNVKVFAVEPEGKDLQRSLESGERMWVGPPKTLDTVADATPTQQVGQLTWPIVRDLVEKQVFTVTDDEIISAMKFTWTRLKLVVEAAGAAPVAAVLSDQMRALDPSLKNVAVILCGGNVNIDQLPW; this comes from the exons ATGTTGTTTGATAAGATACTTGGTGCTTCGAAAAGAGTAGCAAATTATATTAGTCCAACTCCAGTTTTCACTAGTGGTACAGTTGACAAATTGACAGGAAGGAATGTGTTTTTCAAGGCTGAAAATCTTCAGAAAACAGGCTCTTTCAAGATTCGGGGAGCTTTAAATGCT ATTCTTTTATTGAAGGAAAATCAAGCACAGACAAATGGTGTG GTCACCCATAGTACAGGTAACCATGGCTCAGGGCTGGCCTGTGCTGCCCAGATGGTTGGGGTACCATGCACCGTTGTGGTGCCCCACACTACCGCTTCGGTCAAGGTGGATGCCATCAGGTGGTACGGAGCTGATGTGGTCTTCTGCGAACCAACCCAACAATCAAG GAAGGAAACATGTGAGCATGTCGCCTCTGAAAAGAACCTGTCGTTTGTTCCTGCATATGATGACTATAATGTAATGGCAGGTCAG GGGACTATTGGTATAGAGATATGTGAACAGGTACAAGACCTCGATGCTGTCCTAGTCATGACCAGTGGTGGCGGCCTCATAGCAGGTATCGCTACAGCAGTAAAGGGAATGAAGCCAAATGTCAAAG TTTTTGCTGTTGAACCAGAAGGAAAAGATCTCCAAAGATCTCTTGAGTCAG GAGAGAGAATGTGGGTAGGACCACCTAAAACCCTTGATACAGTAGCCGATGCTACACCTACCCAACAGGTCGGACAGCTTACTTGGCCTATTGTCAGAGATCTTGTTGAGAAACAAGTATTTACAGTG ACAGATGATGAAATCATTTCAGCAATGAAATTTACATGGACAAGATTAAAG CTTGTCGTGGAAGCAGCAGGGGCAGCCCCGGTAGCAGCTGTTTTGTCAGACCAGATGAGGGCGCTTGATCCCAGCTTGAAGAATGTGGCAGTAATTTTGTGTGGTGGGAATGTGAATATTgatcagttgccatggtga
- the LOC129264865 gene encoding serine racemase-like isoform X2: MLFDKILGASKRVANYISPTPVFTSGTVDKLTGRNVFFKAENLQKTGSFKIRGALNAILLLKENQAQTNGVVTHSTGNHGSGLACAAQMVGVPCTVVVPHTTASVKVDAIRWYGADVVFCEPTQQSRKETCEHVASEKNLSFVPAYDDYNVMAGQGTIGIEICEQVQDLDAVLVMTSGGGLIAGIATAVKGMKPNVKVFAVEPEGKDLQRSLESGERMWVGPPKTLDTVADATPTQQVGQLTWPIVRDLVEKQVFTVTDDEIISAMKFTWTRLKLVVEAASAGPVAAVLSDKMKAVDPRVRNVAVLMCGGNVNIEQLPW, from the exons ATGTTGTTTGATAAGATACTTGGTGCTTCGAAAAGAGTAGCAAATTATATTAGTCCAACTCCAGTTTTCACTAGTGGTACAGTTGACAAATTGACAGGAAGGAATGTGTTTTTCAAGGCTGAAAATCTTCAGAAAACAGGCTCTTTCAAGATTCGGGGAGCTTTAAATGCT ATTCTTTTATTGAAGGAAAATCAAGCACAGACAAATGGTGTG GTCACCCATAGTACAGGTAACCATGGCTCAGGGCTGGCCTGTGCTGCCCAGATGGTTGGGGTACCATGCACCGTTGTGGTGCCCCACACTACCGCTTCGGTCAAGGTGGATGCCATCAGGTGGTACGGAGCTGATGTGGTCTTCTGCGAACCAACCCAACAATCAAG GAAGGAAACATGTGAGCATGTCGCCTCTGAAAAGAACCTGTCGTTTGTTCCTGCATATGATGACTATAATGTAATGGCAGGTCAG GGGACTATTGGTATAGAGATATGTGAACAGGTACAAGACCTCGATGCTGTCCTAGTCATGACCAGTGGTGGCGGCCTCATAGCAGGTATCGCTACAGCAGTAAAGGGAATGAAGCCAAATGTCAAAG TTTTTGCTGTTGAACCAGAAGGAAAAGATCTCCAAAGATCTCTTGAGTCAG GAGAGAGAATGTGGGTAGGACCACCTAAAACCCTTGATACAGTAGCCGATGCTACACCTACCCAACAGGTCGGACAGCTTACTTGGCCTATTGTCAGAGATCTTGTTGAGAAACAAGTATTTACAGTG ACAGATGATGAAATCATTTCAGCAATGAAATTTACATGGACAAGATTAAAG CTGGTAGTAGAAGCAGCAAGTGCTGGACCAGTAGCAGCAGTTTTATCTGACAAGATGAAAGCTGTCGATCCAAGGGTTAGAAACGTGGCGGTTCTCATGTGTGGTGGAAATGTGAATATCGAGCAATTACCATGGTGA